AAAATCGCGGCGCGTTGCGCGTCGGTCGTACTTTGCGGTTCGTCATTGCAGACTTCGATGGCTTCGCTGCTGTTGTCGCACTCGGCCCGCATGTGCATCATGACTGTTTCGGAGGGGTGCGCCGACAGGAAGTCGTTCAGCACCCTGAGGACATCGCCGAAGTTCGCGTCCTGGTACACCGCGCCGTGGTGGATCGTGAAACTTCCGCCAATGGCCCGCACGCGGATGTCGATGGACCTGATGCCCGCCTGGAGCTGAGCGGCGAGCGTCTGGGCGCCGGGGCCGCCGTTCTGCTGCGTGTACGTACTGTCGCCGCCGCGGATCGACAGCGTGTCGTGGGTGCCGGGCACGGACAGCCAGCCGAGCGGCGTCTCACCATCGATACCCTTCATCCAGTCGGGATTGTTCGCCTTTCCCAGCGACCGGTAGGCCGGGTTGTCCGTGTCGTCATCCAGCGCCCATGCCGTTCCAGGGGCCAGGACGGTGAGGATTCCGGTCATGGCTATGAGTGTCGTGAGCAGGGCGACAACTCTGTGCCACCCGGTCCTCTTCGCAATGCAATGTCTCACGCAAGGTCTCCAAGAAAGCGTTCACACATATCTGCCCTCGATGCCTCGTGCGGGGTTTTGATAATCTTCAAGAAGACGAAGAGGCGGAGCTTCTTCCCCGCAGGGCGACAGGCCTTTCGTGAGCATCCCGCATCCTGCTGTCGTTTCGATAACGTGCCGCTAACGGCCGACCGGTGGACAAGCGCGTGGGAAGGAACCGACGAGCCGGATATTGCCGCCCCAAGGCTTCTCCTTCGGGGCCTCGGGGAGGCGGATCGTGGCGGTGAGGCCGCCGGTGGGTGGGGGTGTCGGTGGGCGCGAGCGACGCTGTGGCGATCCATCTGATCGACCTGGGTTCGCCGCCAAGATCTGGTCGGCCGGCGGTGGCGGGAGGTGACTAACGCCGGGTCGACCACCGGCCACCGGCCACCGGGTTGAACGTCGGGGGGCACTGGTGGGCATGAAGAGGTCCGGGGCGCTGGGCTTACCGGCGAGCGCGGGCGCCACGGGGCGCTGGCTGCGCTCGCTGCTGATCTCCCCAGCCCGATCCTCGCCGACGTGACCGGGATGCACCGCCACACCGCGCTCCGCGCCTATGCCAGGCGTGACTGGGTCGAATACCTTGCCGCCCGAGCGAAGGACGAGGTCAACAAGGGGCAGCGGAATTGGCCCCGTCGTCGCAGCTGGGGACGCCGGCGGCATCCGGCCTCGGCGCTGGTTTCACGGCTGGTCCCTGGCGCACCAGCGGCCAGGGAACCAAAGGACCCTGTGGACAGTATCTTGTTAGGGATGCTGCGGCTTGAGCAACCGTCGAGATCGCAGGCGAGCCGACGGACTAGGGGGTAGCACATGCTGGAGGAGGGGTTGACCGTGCTGGCCGCTGCGGGGGGCGCCGCGGTGGTGCAGGCTGCGGGAACCAGCTCTTGGCAAGGGTTCCAGCAAGCCGCGGCACGATGGTTCGGCCGCGGGGGCGAGGAACGGGTACACGTCGAGCTGGACCGCAGCGCCCATGCCTTGGCAGCTGTGCAGGACGGCGAGGCGGGCACGGTCAGACGAGACCAACAGGCCGCGTGGCAAGCACGTTTCGAGGCGGTGCTGGTGAGCCTCAGTGACGCCGAGCGGAGGTCGGCCGCCGATGCCTTGGACACGCTGCTTCAGGAGCATCGGCGCGACGACGGAGTATCGGCGGCGGGGGACGGACAGGCGGTTCGCGGTGACGTCCAGATCCGGGCCGAGCATGGGTCCGTTGCCGCCCTGCGCATGGGGGACGTCTCGCTGGGAAACCCTTCACAGCCGGGTCCGCCGCGGGGCTGAGCGCGCCCGAAGGCACCGAAGCCCCACATATCAACGCCGACATCGCCATCACCGCTTACGGAGGAGGGGTGGCGGTCGGGTACGCCGACCATGTCACCTACAACGTCCTGCCGCCGGGATCGCGCGATGCCGCCCGCAGGGGCGACGCGCAGCTGAACTCCTACCTCTACACCGCTTCACGGATCGCCGACCACCACCCCTATCCGGGCCTGGTCGAAGGCCCAGGGCCGCTGCCGCTGGCCGAGATCTACGTTCGTCAACTGGCCCAGGGGCAGCGCGACGCTGAGGACCAGGACGATACCGACACACGCGGAGCGGACGTGGCCAGCGTCCCGGTGCCTGCAGAAACCATCTTCACGGGGGGCGGTCGCGTTCGCGTGGTCCTGGCCGGCGCCGGGGGCGGAAAGTCGGCCCTGCTGCGCCACCACCTGGCCACCGGAGCCGGTCACTGGCTGGTTCACGGGAAGGGTGATCGGGTTCATGCGTCGATGCCGGTCCTGGTACGCGCCACGACCCTGGCCGACAGCCCCCTGCTGACCCAGGGTCTCGCACAGGCCGTCGTGGACGAACTCGGCCCGTACGGGCTGCGTGAGACGCTGACCTCGGAGTTCTTCAGCCGACCCCCGCACCCACAAGTGCCCTGGCTGGTGATGGTCGACGGCCTTGATGAGGTTCCGGACCGCACCACCCGCGTCACTCTGATGAATCGGCTGGCTCGCGAGGCGGACGACGAGTCGTCGCCGTACCGGTTCATCGTGGCAACCCGCCCTCTGCCGGGCGGGGAACTCGACCGGCTGGGGCCTGGTGCCGAACACTTCGAACTGCAGCCCTTCAGTCCGGCGGACGTGTGGGCGTACGCCCGAGGATATTTCCGCGACCTACCGGACAGCGAACGTCAGGTCAGGATCTTCACGGCGGGACTCAAAGAGTCGGGGCTGGACGGTCTGGCTCGCACGCCCCTGATCGCCTTCATCCTCTGCCAGCTGTACACCGCCGACCCCACCCGGCCCCTGCCCGAAGGCCGTACCGGTGCCTACCAGTCGTTCGTCGAGCTGCTCTACGAACAGAACACCCACAAGAGCATCCGCCACACCCACGACGAGGTGATCCGGGCCCTCAAGGACCGCCACCAGATCCCCAGGGACCAACAGGCCGCCGAGCAGGCCGCGCAACTGGTTCGAGAGGGCCTACCCGAGCTGATCGATCACGTGGCTTACGAGAGGATCAACGGGAACACTGCCCCGGCCGTCGAGATTCTCTCTCTCCGACTGGACGTCCAACGCCCGGCGAAGGTGAAGCCGCCGCTCTGGAACGCATTCCTGGGTGATCTCCTGCGGCCCACCGGCCTACTGGCCGAGCACTCGGGCGACTTCCACTTCCTGCACCAGACCCTCCTCGAGTATCACGCGGCCCGCCACGCGACGCGCGACGAACAGGCCCGCGCCGCACTGCTTCACGAGTTGTTCCTCCGTAATCGTGCCTATGCCGATCACGATCTGCAGCCACGTCGTCCCATACAGCCGTCCCACCTCAGCTTTCTCCTCGACGGGCTCCTCGCCCCGGCAGATCACATCGCGACCCAGACGATCCGGGTCCTCGACGACCTCTCAACGTCGGGCCACCCCACCGCCTGCAAGCTCCTGGTCAAGCTGGTAGAGCTGCGCACCAAACTCCCCCCGGACTCCACCGCACGCCAACTCGCAGCTCATGCCCGCCACCAGAGCCTGTCCACCAACCGTGTACTGGCCGCCCGCACTTTGGCCACGGTGTCCGGGCACCAGGACGAAGGCGCCACGCTTCTGGCCGGTTTCGTCGGCGATACCAGCCTCCCATTCCGCGATCGAGTAAGCGCGGCCACACTTCTGGCCACAGTGGACGGCCACCGGTCACAAGCCGCTCAGCTCCTCCTCGATCTGGCAGGCGACCGAACCCTCAGCTTTGAATTTCGTGTCGCCGCTGGCTACGGCTTGGCCAGCTTGAAGGAGCGCCGCGACGAGATCGTCCAACTCTTTGCCCCTTGGGCCGACAGCGTCACCCTTCACATCAAGGACCGAACAACCGCCGCCTCGCTCCTAGCGGCGGCCGGCGATGAGCGCGCCAATCAGCTGCTCTTCCGCGTGGCCAACGACAGTAGCTTGGATATCCGTATACGCGTGCACGCCGCCCGCGGCCTGGCTCAGATCGGTGACGAACGCATCGCGACCGTACTCATCGCCCTCGCTGAGGTTAACGACCCCGAGGGCGATATTCATGGCCATGTGCGCGCGGCCGAAGTTCTGTCGTTTCTGCCCCGGTACCGGGGCACGGCAGCCGGAGCGCTCACGCGAATCGCCACTGACAGCGCGCACTGGGACGGACTCGCCCGCGTAGAGGCTGCCGAGTACCTGGCCTGGCTGGACGGATACCGGGCGCACGGCACCGATCTGCTCACCCGCCTCGCCGAGGGAGGTCGTAGCCGCGACCATGCGACGAGAGCGCTGGCCAAACTCCGTACCGGTCGACGCCCCACGTGGCGGTGAACTGCTCATCAGGGAGCCGGGATAGGAATAGTGCACAGTTGCAATATCCCCTCCCACCAGTAACGCGCAGCCTGGAAAACGGCTGTTGCCCCGATCCGGGCGCCGGACGTCCGCCGACGCGGCGCCGAACTGCTCTTCCAGGTCCTGGCCGAACGCGAGGAGATGAACAGCGTCGCCATCGCCTCCAACGAGTGCTTCTCTGGCTGGACCAAGACCTTCACCGACCCCCGCCTCTGCGCGGCCATCATCGAACGCCTCACCTTCAACGGCACCATCATCGAAACCGCACCGACTCCTACCGGCTCGCCTCGACGCGGGCGCGGGCTGTAGAACCGGCGAAGGCTGGCTGATCGCTGCAGGCGCTGCTTGACGGCCCTTGCCCTCCGGGCGAAGCGCCGTCACCGTTGCTGAGGATCCGCATTCGCGTCTTCACCAGCTTGGCGCGGTGACCTTCAGTTTCCGGTAGAGAGTGCAACGTGGCGCCACTGGTCAAGTTCACGTCGCACCAGATCTAGCTTGGCCTCGACGCGC
The sequence above is a segment of the Streptomyces sp. NBC_01255 genome. Coding sequences within it:
- a CDS encoding NACHT domain-containing protein, which codes for MAVGYADHVTYNVLPPGSRDAARRGDAQLNSYLYTASRIADHHPYPGLVEGPGPLPLAEIYVRQLAQGQRDAEDQDDTDTRGADVASVPVPAETIFTGGGRVRVVLAGAGGGKSALLRHHLATGAGHWLVHGKGDRVHASMPVLVRATTLADSPLLTQGLAQAVVDELGPYGLRETLTSEFFSRPPHPQVPWLVMVDGLDEVPDRTTRVTLMNRLAREADDESSPYRFIVATRPLPGGELDRLGPGAEHFELQPFSPADVWAYARGYFRDLPDSERQVRIFTAGLKESGLDGLARTPLIAFILCQLYTADPTRPLPEGRTGAYQSFVELLYEQNTHKSIRHTHDEVIRALKDRHQIPRDQQAAEQAAQLVREGLPELIDHVAYERINGNTAPAVEILSLRLDVQRPAKVKPPLWNAFLGDLLRPTGLLAEHSGDFHFLHQTLLEYHAARHATRDEQARAALLHELFLRNRAYADHDLQPRRPIQPSHLSFLLDGLLAPADHIATQTIRVLDDLSTSGHPTACKLLVKLVELRTKLPPDSTARQLAAHARHQSLSTNRVLAARTLATVSGHQDEGATLLAGFVGDTSLPFRDRVSAATLLATVDGHRSQAAQLLLDLAGDRTLSFEFRVAAGYGLASLKERRDEIVQLFAPWADSVTLHIKDRTTAASLLAAAGDERANQLLFRVANDSSLDIRIRVHAARGLAQIGDERIATVLIALAEVNDPEGDIHGHVRAAEVLSFLPRYRGTAAGALTRIATDSAHWDGLARVEAAEYLAWLDGYRAHGTDLLTRLAEGGRSRDHATRALAKLRTGRRPTWR